In Halorientalis sp. LT38, a genomic segment contains:
- a CDS encoding UbiA family prenyltransferase → MTSDSVRTIRTPAVRRAVVLLVHSNLFVAVGATSVAVTASVLCGYPLDPVPLAIVFAATLFVYSSNRLTDLAEDERNVPERAAFTRRYGRPLAAVALSCYLAVIGFAVARDLPKAQFLLLPAVVVGLYSLGRLKRLLLVKNLLVGVSWGIVPLGVGVYFGDLRPSLLAVAGYVTVMLTTAAAVFDVKDLRGDRAEGIRTLPVCFGPGTTRTVAQVVNLTAGVAVIGLVASGVLARSFLVLLAFNAYVGAYVPLATPDRGPLFYGFVIDGEHAVLAALVLALDALGWLGGG, encoded by the coding sequence ATGACGAGTGATTCCGTACGCACGATCCGAACGCCGGCGGTGCGTCGAGCGGTCGTCCTCCTCGTCCACAGTAACCTCTTCGTCGCGGTGGGGGCGACGAGCGTCGCCGTGACGGCCAGCGTGCTCTGTGGGTATCCGCTCGACCCCGTCCCGCTCGCCATCGTCTTCGCGGCGACGCTGTTCGTCTACAGTTCCAACCGGCTGACGGACCTCGCCGAGGACGAGCGCAACGTCCCCGAGCGCGCCGCGTTCACTCGCCGGTACGGACGGCCGCTCGCGGCGGTCGCCCTTTCCTGCTACCTCGCGGTCATCGGGTTCGCCGTCGCCCGCGACCTCCCGAAGGCGCAGTTTCTCCTCTTGCCCGCGGTCGTCGTCGGCCTCTACTCGCTTGGCAGACTGAAACGGCTCCTGCTGGTGAAGAACCTGCTCGTCGGCGTCTCCTGGGGGATCGTCCCCCTCGGCGTCGGCGTCTACTTCGGCGACCTCCGCCCCTCGCTCCTGGCCGTCGCGGGCTACGTGACCGTCATGCTCACGACCGCCGCGGCGGTCTTCGACGTCAAGGACCTCCGGGGCGACCGCGCCGAGGGCATCCGGACGCTTCCCGTTTGCTTCGGTCCGGGAACGACCCGGACCGTCGCGCAGGTCGTCAACCTGACGGCTGGGGTGGCGGTGATCGGGCTCGTCGCCTCGGGCGTCCTCGCCCGGTCGTTTCTCGTCCTGCTCGCGTTCAACGCCTACGTCGGCGCGTACGTGCCGCTGGCGACGCCCGATCGGGGGCCGCTGTTCTACGGGTTCGTGATCGACGGCGAACACGCCGTCCTCGCGGCGCTCGTGCTGGCGCTGGACGCGCTGGGGTGGCTCGGCGGCGGCTGA
- a CDS encoding SAM-dependent methyltransferase, translating into MGTSARGVSRIAEYYRESHFDYRLFWALDESHGLHAGYHDGEGRSHAEAVEHMNRVLADLVGVDDDDHVLDCGCGVGGSSVWLAENRGATVTGVDLVPLQLREARALAGERDVSDRVAVARGDFTDLPVADESVDVVWGIEAVCHAADEAAFLREAARVLRPGGRLVVADGFRTAASMTSAERAAMDRWLDGWAVPNLASPASFRDALADAGFAEVEHRDATERVLPSSRRLYWTSRLLGPVGRLAGWMGVRSEVQRANRRAARYQHETLTDGLWQYGIVSAERKEI; encoded by the coding sequence ATGGGGACGAGTGCCAGGGGGGTGTCGCGGATCGCGGAGTACTACAGGGAGAGTCACTTCGACTATCGGTTGTTCTGGGCGCTGGACGAGAGCCACGGGTTACACGCCGGGTACCACGACGGCGAGGGGCGGTCCCACGCCGAGGCGGTCGAGCACATGAACCGGGTGCTGGCCGACCTGGTCGGCGTCGACGATGACGACCACGTCCTCGACTGCGGCTGCGGCGTCGGCGGGAGCAGCGTCTGGCTCGCCGAGAACCGGGGGGCGACGGTGACGGGCGTCGACCTCGTCCCGCTCCAGTTGCGCGAGGCCCGCGCACTGGCCGGCGAGCGCGACGTGTCCGACCGCGTCGCCGTCGCCCGCGGGGACTTCACCGACCTGCCGGTCGCCGACGAGTCGGTGGACGTGGTCTGGGGGATCGAGGCCGTCTGTCACGCCGCGGACGAGGCCGCGTTCCTCCGGGAGGCCGCCCGCGTGTTGCGGCCGGGCGGGCGGCTGGTCGTCGCCGACGGCTTCCGCACGGCGGCGTCGATGACGTCGGCCGAGCGCGCCGCGATGGACCGCTGGCTGGACGGCTGGGCGGTGCCGAACCTCGCCAGCCCGGCCAGTTTTCGCGACGCGCTGGCCGACGCCGGCTTCGCCGAGGTCGAACACAGGGACGCGACCGAACGGGTGTTACCCTCGTCCCGGCGGCTCTACTGGACGAGCCGGCTGCTCGGGCCGGTCGGTCGGCTCGCCGGGTGGATGGGCGTCCGCAGCGAGGTCCAGCGGGCGAACCGCCGAGCGGCGCGCTACCAGCACGAGACGCTCACCGACGGGCTGTGGCAGTACGGAATCGTCTCGGCGGAGCGAAAAGAGATCTAG
- a CDS encoding DUF5611 family protein — translation MREYKMRRGEHLEERVPDMKAKIEDFFGDVDDTEEYKGSDLFVVTDPDNPVFERIVGGTVEYEGKKDKLAVDFEERPAEDVIAEGNADAAADAVDAKNDFLEECTGRDAKSRRDSMKRSVEDDAEKPDSV, via the coding sequence ATGCGGGAGTACAAGATGCGTCGGGGCGAGCACCTGGAAGAGCGAGTACCGGATATGAAGGCCAAGATCGAGGACTTCTTCGGCGACGTCGACGACACCGAGGAGTACAAGGGCAGCGACCTGTTCGTCGTCACCGATCCGGACAACCCCGTCTTCGAACGCATCGTCGGCGGGACCGTCGAGTACGAGGGCAAGAAGGACAAACTCGCCGTCGACTTCGAGGAGCGCCCCGCCGAGGACGTCATCGCCGAGGGCAACGCCGACGCCGCGGCCGACGCCGTCGACGCCAAGAACGACTTCCTCGAGGAGTGCACCGGGCGCGACGCCAAGAGCCGCCGCGACTCGATGAAACGCTCGGTCGAAGACGACGCCGAGAAGCCCGACAGCGTCTAG
- a CDS encoding DUF7093 family protein, translated as MAIKCSLLGHKFDGTQVEEEREEEGSEVVITIKEVEICDRCGKRRVVSENKEVTSLAASSGADADAAPEPDDAAGEEVADAGVDAETAPSPGPDMTAAEDDAELLETSDDADDAPAGGAADPDGSSASDPDPDPDIPTAGEPAVDDDGPSAEDDDAVILDDDEPERDPGEWPEDEAAPDEEAEPSADEDSEDAAAEETEVLTGDAESGTEEWPDEYGYEEESAKAPEVDWPEEDESDDEWEPSENLTQRIDADVEPAGAATVTVPDGEFHCTECDFTTLVEESSLRAGDFCPSCRRGTLEHRAEDATRKE; from the coding sequence ATGGCTATCAAGTGTTCGTTGCTCGGGCACAAGTTCGACGGGACGCAGGTGGAGGAGGAACGCGAAGAAGAGGGCAGCGAGGTGGTCATCACCATCAAGGAGGTCGAGATCTGCGACAGGTGCGGGAAGCGACGGGTCGTCTCCGAGAACAAGGAGGTCACGTCGCTGGCGGCGTCGAGCGGCGCCGACGCCGACGCTGCGCCGGAACCCGACGACGCCGCGGGCGAGGAAGTGGCCGACGCGGGCGTCGACGCCGAGACGGCTCCTTCTCCGGGGCCCGACATGACCGCGGCCGAGGACGACGCCGAACTGCTCGAGACCAGCGACGACGCCGACGACGCGCCCGCCGGCGGGGCGGCCGACCCGGACGGGAGTTCCGCGTCCGACCCCGATCCGGACCCGGACATCCCCACCGCGGGCGAGCCGGCGGTCGACGACGACGGCCCGTCCGCGGAGGACGACGACGCCGTCATCCTCGACGACGACGAACCGGAGCGCGACCCCGGCGAGTGGCCCGAGGACGAGGCGGCACCGGACGAGGAGGCCGAGCCGTCGGCCGACGAGGACTCCGAGGACGCCGCGGCCGAGGAGACCGAAGTGCTCACCGGGGACGCCGAGTCCGGGACCGAGGAGTGGCCCGACGAGTACGGCTACGAGGAGGAGTCGGCGAAAGCGCCCGAGGTCGACTGGCCCGAGGAGGACGAGAGCGACGACGAGTGGGAGCCTTCGGAGAATTTGACCCAGCGCATCGACGCCGACGTCGAGCCGGCGGGGGCCGCGACCGTCACCGTCCCGGACGGGGAGTTCCACTGCACCGAGTGCGACTTCACGACGCTCGTCGAGGAGTCCTCGCTGCGTGCGGGCGACTTCTGCCCGTCCTGTCGCCGGGGGACGCTCGAACACCGCGCGGAAGACGCGACGCGAAAAGAGTAA
- a CDS encoding DUF6432 family protein, whose translation MRAKREYRDRDETQVAVLDALADRHHDGMTVFELRSRVDADIDELESALAELKADGLIEATEEEDRTVILPESHAIGQYDPDEEGSLLERLREWLGR comes from the coding sequence ATGAGGGCAAAGCGGGAGTACCGCGACCGCGACGAGACCCAGGTCGCGGTGCTCGACGCTCTCGCCGACCGCCACCACGACGGCATGACCGTCTTCGAGCTCAGGTCGCGAGTCGACGCCGACATCGACGAACTCGAATCGGCCCTGGCGGAGCTCAAGGCCGACGGCCTGATCGAGGCGACCGAGGAGGAAGACCGCACCGTCATCCTCCCGGAGTCCCACGCCATCGGCCAGTACGACCCCGACGAGGAGGGATCGCTGCTCGAGCGCCTGCGCGAGTGGCTCGGCCGCTGA
- a CDS encoding aminomethyltransferase family protein, producing MTVLEAVHEAHSATFREVGGRRVVDHYGRPERTHAAVRRVVGVCEFGYGVLTVTGDDRIDFVDNAVSNRVPTEDGQGVYALLLDPQGKITTDMYVYNAGERLLVFTPPQRADPIAEDWAGKTFIQDVEIDVATDEFATFGVHGPKATEKIASVLTKAASPDERLSFVRGSMGDAGVTVIRDDGLAGEEGYTVVCTADAARDVFDTLENRGMNAAPFGYRTWESLTLEAGTPLFDTELEGEIPNVLGIRNALDFEKGCYVGQEVVSRVENRGQPSRRLVGLTVETVPDPGAAVFDGDSSVGAVTRGIESPTREEPLALALVDYDVAGDLTVRVDGEERAATVADLPFVEGSDQSARLPAYPADDD from the coding sequence ATGACTGTTCTGGAAGCCGTCCACGAGGCCCACAGCGCGACCTTCCGCGAGGTGGGCGGTCGCCGCGTCGTCGACCACTACGGCCGCCCCGAACGGACCCACGCCGCCGTCCGCCGGGTCGTCGGCGTCTGCGAGTTCGGCTACGGCGTCCTCACCGTCACCGGCGACGACCGGATCGACTTCGTCGACAACGCCGTCTCCAACCGCGTCCCGACCGAGGACGGACAGGGCGTCTACGCCCTGTTGCTCGACCCGCAGGGGAAGATAACGACCGACATGTACGTCTACAACGCCGGCGAGCGCCTGCTCGTCTTCACCCCGCCCCAGCGAGCCGATCCGATCGCCGAGGACTGGGCCGGGAAGACCTTCATCCAGGACGTCGAGATCGACGTCGCGACCGACGAGTTCGCCACCTTCGGCGTCCACGGCCCCAAGGCGACCGAGAAGATCGCCAGCGTGCTGACGAAGGCGGCCTCGCCCGACGAACGCCTCTCGTTCGTCCGCGGGTCGATGGGCGACGCCGGCGTCACGGTGATCAGGGACGACGGCCTCGCCGGCGAGGAGGGCTACACCGTCGTCTGCACCGCCGACGCCGCCCGCGACGTCTTCGATACCCTCGAGAACCGCGGGATGAACGCCGCCCCCTTCGGCTACCGGACCTGGGAGTCACTGACTCTGGAGGCCGGCACCCCGCTTTTCGACACGGAACTCGAGGGCGAGATCCCCAACGTCCTGGGGATCCGCAACGCGCTCGACTTCGAGAAGGGCTGTTACGTCGGCCAGGAGGTCGTCTCCCGCGTCGAGAACCGCGGCCAGCCCAGCCGTCGCCTGGTCGGCCTCACAGTCGAAACCGTCCCCGACCCCGGCGCGGCGGTCTTCGACGGCGACAGTTCGGTCGGTGCAGTCACGCGCGGCATCGAGAGCCCGACGCGCGAGGAACCGCTCGCGCTCGCGCTGGTCGACTACGACGTCGCCGGCGACCTGACGGTCAGGGTCGACGGCGAGGAACGCGCCGCGACGGTCGCCGACCTCCCCTTCGTCGAGGGGTCCGACCAGTCCGCGCGGCTGCCGGCCTACCCGGCCGACGACGACTGA
- a CDS encoding PAS domain S-box protein encodes MAGRTEDGAVVDDFRDVIDVAGVPIYTLDADGNLTYVNAALCAESGYNRSSLVGEHVSLLLPDCDVDRCQRAIRDLLETGGRTREVTVAAETADDEWLTATLVLSLLPLANGFRGTVGVVRRLEPGRPAD; translated from the coding sequence ATGGCTGGTCGCACCGAGGACGGCGCCGTCGTCGACGACTTCCGGGACGTGATCGACGTGGCCGGCGTCCCGATATACACGCTGGACGCGGACGGGAACCTCACCTACGTCAACGCCGCGCTCTGTGCGGAGTCGGGGTACAACCGCTCGTCGCTCGTCGGCGAGCACGTCTCCCTCCTGCTCCCCGACTGCGACGTCGACCGCTGTCAGCGAGCCATCCGCGACCTGTTGGAAACCGGGGGTCGGACCCGGGAGGTGACCGTCGCGGCCGAGACCGCCGACGACGAGTGGCTGACCGCGACGCTCGTCCTCTCGCTGTTGCCACTGGCCAACGGCTTCCGCGGGACGGTCGGCGTGGTCCGACGGCTCGAACCCGGACGCCCCGCCGACTGA
- a CDS encoding geranylgeranyl reductase family protein, translating into MHDFVVVGAGPAGSRFARRAAEDGADVLVFEQGQVGEPLACSGHVSTDVWEYTPDGARADLLQNEVNGARFHLGGPDSEAHPFYKDEVVSNVIDRVGLDRTLADAARAAGADLREEHTVVDVTEGRDGVAVTARGPDGTDTYEARMVAGADGPQSRVRSALGLPDPDELLHGVLGFTDDPDHDDFVDVHLTVPGFFAWRIPRGEAGVEYGLAVPPGDDVRARFEAFTDAYGVETDRRCSGLIPIGPPSRVTGRRSFLLGDAAAQTKPFTGGGILYGMTAADHAARTIDPREPGTLGDYERAWRDELRTEIRMGKLVRAGYAVPEPIQRAGMAALSGEIGVHMDRPTTLFSSEQLRALLSR; encoded by the coding sequence ATGCACGACTTCGTGGTGGTGGGGGCCGGCCCGGCCGGATCGCGGTTCGCGCGCCGGGCCGCCGAAGACGGCGCCGACGTCCTCGTCTTCGAGCAAGGGCAGGTGGGGGAACCGCTCGCCTGCTCCGGCCACGTCAGCACGGACGTCTGGGAGTACACCCCCGACGGCGCTCGCGCGGACCTCCTCCAGAACGAGGTCAACGGCGCGCGGTTTCACCTGGGCGGCCCCGACAGCGAGGCTCACCCCTTCTACAAGGACGAGGTCGTCTCGAACGTGATCGACCGGGTGGGGCTCGACCGGACGCTCGCCGACGCGGCGCGGGCGGCCGGCGCGGACCTCCGGGAGGAACACACGGTCGTCGACGTGACCGAGGGCCGCGACGGGGTGGCGGTGACCGCCCGCGGTCCGGACGGGACCGACACCTACGAGGCCCGGATGGTCGCCGGCGCGGACGGCCCGCAGTCCCGCGTGCGGTCGGCACTGGGCCTCCCGGACCCGGACGAACTGCTCCACGGCGTCCTCGGGTTCACGGACGATCCGGACCACGACGACTTCGTCGACGTCCACCTCACCGTCCCCGGCTTCTTCGCCTGGCGCATCCCCCGCGGCGAGGCCGGCGTCGAGTACGGCCTGGCGGTTCCACCGGGCGACGACGTCCGCGCGCGCTTCGAGGCGTTTACCGACGCCTACGGCGTCGAGACCGACCGGCGGTGCTCCGGGCTCATCCCCATCGGGCCACCCAGCCGCGTCACCGGTCGCCGGAGTTTCCTGCTGGGGGACGCGGCCGCCCAGACGAAACCGTTCACCGGGGGCGGTATCCTCTACGGCATGACGGCCGCCGATCACGCCGCGCGGACGATCGATCCCCGGGAGCCGGGGACGCTCGGCGACTACGAGCGCGCCTGGCGCGACGAGTTGCGGACGGAGATCCGCATGGGCAAACTCGTCCGGGCGGGCTACGCCGTGCCCGAACCCATCCAGCGCGCGGGGATGGCGGCGCTCTCGGGTGAGATCGGCGTCCACATGGACCGGCCGACGACGCTGTTCTCGAGCGAGCAGTTGCGCGCGCTGCTCTCCCGGTGA
- a CDS encoding histidine kinase N-terminal 7TM domain-containing protein produces the protein MAQTWVGLWGLYVGVLVVTVAIQAVIGYWVYTHQRDRDGARWFLAMLGTGMLFGLSILLFLLPIGTPLRRAAYALSGYGALLTVWAFVVFVSTYTGNRLHRNRAVNGMFALFALAYPVLAVTNGSHALLFTSFTPVAEPFPHLSVERGPAFAAMIVLIQLPAAYGIYLMATHLLATRRRSGGQLALFIVGAVSIMGLDAISQYTGLLPLEFSHASFGLLPFYLLTAVSLFRFGLLDVKPVARNTVIENLRDPVLVVDDRGRVVDFNAAATHVWPALGERVPADFEAACPALAAAVTVPPTGDDPTEHLSLTYDGQARHYSITVSAVSKGSHDQTGWYSILLRDITELERSRWQLETQNERLDQVASTISHDLRNPINVATGHLELLEARLADLEVDDETREQLLESVESVEDSTDRMQEIIDDILTIAREGKTVEATEAVSLADTARAAWENVDTGAATLEVADDRTFQADRTKLLTVFENCFRNGLDHGPADVTVTVEPLDGGFAVTDDGPGIPDEHAADVFEYGYTTSEAGTGLGLSIVETMAESHGWTVSLDDEYDQGARFVFEGVDGERWPRDPPAAESSH, from the coding sequence ATGGCGCAGACCTGGGTCGGGCTGTGGGGCCTCTACGTCGGAGTCCTCGTAGTGACGGTCGCGATCCAGGCCGTGATCGGCTACTGGGTGTACACCCACCAGCGGGACCGCGACGGGGCACGGTGGTTCCTCGCGATGCTCGGGACGGGGATGCTGTTCGGCCTGTCGATACTCCTGTTTCTCCTGCCCATCGGGACGCCGCTGCGACGGGCCGCCTACGCACTCAGCGGGTACGGGGCGCTCCTGACCGTCTGGGCGTTCGTGGTATTCGTCTCGACGTACACCGGCAACCGGCTCCACCGGAACCGGGCCGTGAACGGGATGTTCGCGCTCTTCGCGCTGGCCTATCCGGTCCTCGCGGTGACGAACGGGAGCCACGCGCTCCTCTTCACCTCGTTCACGCCGGTCGCGGAGCCGTTCCCGCACCTCTCGGTCGAGCGCGGGCCGGCGTTCGCGGCGATGATCGTCCTGATCCAGCTGCCGGCCGCCTACGGCATCTACCTGATGGCGACCCACCTGCTGGCGACCCGGCGGCGGTCCGGCGGGCAACTCGCCCTGTTCATCGTCGGCGCGGTCTCGATCATGGGCCTCGACGCGATCAGCCAGTACACGGGGCTGCTGCCGCTCGAGTTCAGCCACGCGTCGTTCGGGTTGCTCCCGTTCTACCTGTTGACGGCCGTCTCACTGTTCCGCTTCGGGCTCCTCGACGTGAAACCGGTGGCGCGAAACACCGTCATCGAGAATCTGCGGGATCCCGTGCTCGTCGTCGACGACCGCGGGCGCGTCGTCGACTTCAACGCGGCCGCCACGCACGTCTGGCCCGCCCTCGGCGAGCGAGTCCCCGCCGACTTCGAGGCCGCCTGTCCCGCCCTGGCCGCGGCCGTCACGGTCCCGCCGACGGGGGACGATCCGACGGAACACCTCTCGCTGACCTACGACGGGCAGGCCCGGCACTACTCGATCACGGTCTCGGCCGTCTCGAAGGGGAGCCACGATCAGACCGGCTGGTACTCGATCCTCCTGCGGGACATCACCGAACTCGAGCGGTCGCGGTGGCAGCTCGAGACACAGAACGAGCGCCTCGATCAGGTGGCCTCGACGATATCCCACGACCTGCGCAACCCGATCAACGTCGCGACGGGTCACCTCGAACTGCTCGAGGCGCGACTCGCGGATCTCGAGGTCGACGACGAGACCCGGGAGCAACTCCTCGAGAGCGTCGAGAGCGTCGAGGACAGCACCGACCGGATGCAGGAAATCATCGACGACATCCTCACCATCGCCCGCGAAGGCAAGACCGTGGAGGCGACCGAAGCCGTCTCGCTGGCCGACACCGCGCGGGCGGCCTGGGAGAACGTCGACACCGGCGCGGCGACCCTCGAGGTGGCGGACGATCGGACGTTCCAGGCCGACCGGACCAAACTGCTCACCGTCTTCGAGAACTGTTTTCGGAACGGTCTCGATCACGGCCCTGCGGACGTGACCGTCACCGTCGAACCGCTCGACGGTGGCTTCGCCGTCACCGACGACGGGCCGGGAATCCCCGACGAACACGCGGCCGACGTCTTCGAGTACGGCTACACGACGAGCGAGGCGGGGACCGGGCTGGGGCTCTCCATCGTCGAGACGATGGCCGAGTCCCACGGCTGGACGGTCTCGCTCGATGACGAGTACGACCAGGGGGCCAGATTCGTCTTCGAGGGCGTGGACGGCGAGCGGTGGCCGCGCGATCCGCCCGCGGCCGAATCGTCCCACTGA
- a CDS encoding ATP-binding protein: MASSLSLVQLVYYVVPVATAITTVVLAAWVYRSVWSKTGADWFVATLLCGGAWNALLFVTTAAGSPVVQRLSLYGRAVASTWCIAAFVVFCSVYTGRNFHRRLPFAAALGAVSVAVPVLAVTAPWHGLLYYGFVIRTDPFTYMLGGPGVGYVAVLIVLLPLSLYGTYALVHHLLSTAGRASGQLVLLLVGVLSIAAFEAAGGIGVFPATGLSHSGYAVGIFLLCTFLALFRFDLLEVQPVARNAVVENLRDPVLVVDDHGRVVDFNPAATHVWPDLGVHVPATLETACPALAEAVSVPPATTDVTEQLSLTYDGQDRHYSVTVSAVSQGSDGPDGWHSILLRDITELEQSRWQLERQNDRLDQVAATISHDLRNPINVIDGNVELADARLERPDVDADLRETVGEYLGNVDGASGRMQDIIDDILTIAREGKTVEETEPVSLEAVAADAWETVDTADATLTVTGDRTFRADRSKLLTIFENLFRNALDHGPADVAVTVRPTDGGFAVADDGPGIPADHRDHVFEYGYTTADGGTGLGLSIVRTMAESHGWTVDLDADHDDGARFVFAGVDAEGLGSRDVTGTLTQ; the protein is encoded by the coding sequence ATGGCCAGTTCCCTCTCGCTGGTGCAACTCGTCTACTACGTCGTCCCGGTGGCCACGGCGATCACCACCGTCGTACTCGCCGCCTGGGTGTACCGGTCGGTGTGGTCGAAGACGGGTGCCGACTGGTTCGTGGCGACGCTCCTGTGTGGTGGGGCCTGGAACGCGCTCTTGTTCGTGACGACGGCCGCGGGGTCGCCCGTCGTCCAGCGGCTGAGTCTCTACGGGCGGGCGGTCGCCTCCACGTGGTGTATCGCGGCCTTCGTGGTGTTTTGCTCGGTCTATACGGGGCGGAACTTCCACCGCCGGCTCCCGTTCGCGGCCGCGCTCGGCGCCGTCTCCGTCGCCGTGCCGGTGCTCGCGGTGACCGCGCCGTGGCACGGCCTGCTGTACTACGGGTTCGTGATCCGGACGGACCCGTTCACGTACATGCTCGGGGGACCGGGGGTCGGCTACGTCGCCGTGCTGATCGTCCTGCTCCCGTTGAGCCTCTACGGCACGTACGCGCTGGTGCATCACCTGCTGTCGACCGCGGGGCGAGCGAGCGGGCAGCTCGTGCTCTTGCTGGTCGGCGTGCTGTCGATCGCGGCCTTCGAGGCGGCCGGCGGGATCGGCGTCTTCCCGGCCACGGGCCTCTCACACAGCGGGTACGCCGTCGGGATCTTCCTCCTGTGTACCTTCCTGGCGCTCTTCCGGTTCGACCTCCTGGAGGTCCAGCCCGTCGCCCGCAACGCCGTCGTCGAGAACCTCCGGGATCCCGTCCTCGTCGTCGACGATCACGGGCGCGTGGTCGACTTCAACCCGGCCGCGACGCACGTCTGGCCCGACCTCGGCGTCCACGTGCCTGCCACGCTGGAGACCGCCTGTCCGGCGCTGGCCGAGGCCGTCAGCGTTCCGCCGGCCACAACGGATGTGACCGAACAGCTCTCCCTGACGTACGACGGCCAGGATCGTCACTACTCGGTCACCGTCTCGGCCGTCTCGCAGGGCAGCGACGGCCCGGACGGCTGGCACTCGATCCTGTTGCGGGACATCACCGAACTCGAACAGTCACGCTGGCAACTCGAGAGACAGAACGACCGCCTCGACCAGGTCGCCGCCACCATCTCTCACGACCTGCGCAACCCGATCAACGTGATCGATGGCAACGTCGAACTCGCCGACGCCAGGCTCGAACGCCCGGACGTCGACGCGGACCTCCGCGAGACCGTCGGCGAGTACCTGGGGAACGTCGACGGCGCCTCGGGGCGGATGCAGGACATCATCGACGACATCCTCACCATCGCCCGCGAGGGCAAGACCGTCGAGGAGACCGAGCCGGTGTCCCTCGAGGCGGTCGCAGCGGACGCCTGGGAGACCGTCGACACCGCCGACGCGACGCTGACCGTCACCGGCGACCGGACGTTTCGGGCCGACCGGAGCAAACTGCTGACCATCTTCGAGAACCTGTTCCGCAACGCGCTCGACCACGGGCCGGCCGACGTCGCCGTGACGGTGCGTCCGACCGACGGCGGCTTCGCCGTCGCCGACGACGGCCCGGGGATTCCAGCGGACCACCGGGATCACGTCTTCGAGTACGGCTACACGACCGCCGACGGCGGCACCGGGCTGGGGCTCTCGATCGTCCGCACGATGGCCGAGTCCCACGGCTGGACCGTCGACCTCGACGCCGATCACGACGACGGCGCGCGGTTCGTCTTCGCGGGTGTGGACGCCGAGGGGCTCGGCTCTCGCGACGTGACGGGCACACTCACCCAGTGA